One Streptomyces coeruleorubidus DNA segment encodes these proteins:
- a CDS encoding IS630 family transposase — translation MLERWTRRATSAQALALRARIVLACAGPEVPPIVAVARDLRVTADTVRKWRRRFLAHRLDGLVDEPRPGRPPTISVDQVEAVVVTTLEQLPKNATHWSRRSMADRSGLSKSTVGRIWRKFQLKPHLADTFKLSTDPLFVEKVYDVVGLYFNPPEGAVVLCVDEKSQIQALDRSQPVLPIMPGMPERRTHDSVRNGLTTLFAAFDVATGEVISALHRRHRAVEFKKFLVRIDKEVPAHLQIHLICDDYGTHKTPAVKTWLAKHPRFHMHFTPTGSSWINQVERWFGFLADQKIRRGAHKNVQALEADIRAWVKNWNEDPKPFIWTKTAEEILDSLARFCRRISGAGH, via the coding sequence ATGTTGGAGCGGTGGACGCGTCGGGCCACGTCTGCCCAGGCCCTGGCTCTGCGCGCGCGGATTGTGCTGGCGTGCGCGGGGCCGGAGGTGCCGCCGATCGTGGCGGTTGCTCGGGACCTGCGGGTCACCGCGGACACAGTCCGCAAGTGGCGGCGGCGATTCCTCGCCCACCGGCTGGACGGGCTGGTGGACGAGCCCCGGCCGGGCCGACCGCCCACCATCAGCGTCGACCAGGTGGAAGCCGTCGTGGTCACCACGCTGGAACAACTCCCGAAGAACGCCACCCACTGGTCGCGCAGGTCGATGGCGGACCGCAGCGGCCTGTCGAAGTCGACCGTGGGCCGGATCTGGCGGAAGTTCCAGCTCAAGCCGCATCTGGCGGACACGTTCAAGCTGTCGACGGACCCGCTGTTCGTGGAGAAGGTCTACGACGTCGTCGGCCTCTACTTCAACCCGCCCGAGGGCGCGGTTGTGCTGTGTGTGGATGAGAAGTCGCAGATCCAGGCCCTGGACCGGTCCCAGCCGGTGCTGCCGATAATGCCGGGCATGCCCGAACGGCGCACTCACGACTCCGTGCGCAACGGCCTGACCACCTTGTTCGCCGCGTTCGATGTCGCCACCGGCGAGGTCATCAGCGCCCTGCACCGCCGGCACCGGGCAGTGGAGTTCAAGAAGTTCCTGGTCAGGATCGACAAGGAGGTTCCGGCGCATCTGCAGATCCACTTGATCTGCGACGACTACGGCACCCACAAGACCCCGGCGGTCAAGACGTGGCTCGCCAAACACCCTCGCTTCCACATGCACTTCACCCCGACCGGTTCCTCCTGGATCAACCAGGTCGAGCGGTGGTTCGGTTTCCTCGCCGACCAGAAGATCCGCCGCGGCGCACACAAGAACGTGCAGGCCCTCGAAGCTGACATCCGCGCATGGGTCAAGAACTGGAACGAAGACCCCAAGCCCTTCATCTGGACCAAGACAGCCGAAGAGATCCTCGACTCCCTCGCCCGCTTCTGCCGACGGATCTCCGGCGCAGGACACTAG